Proteins encoded by one window of Pseudomonas sp. LS44:
- the tssG gene encoding type VI secretion system baseplate subunit TssG: MDTTHGPTAAALNRLSGGIREYNLFKGIEGVLERLHAEQAGAPRDDEALYARLEFHANPSLGFAGSDIDRLEFFREHGELRARLRINLVSLSGAVSPLPAFYADQALGDDTTREFLDLFHQRLQRLLLPIWRKYRYHARFRDGAQDPLSAQLFALIGLGGDAIRASEELNWKRLLPYLGLLSLRARSAALIEAVLRYYFKHAELHIEQCLERQVTIRAEQLGRLGQANNRLADSLVLGETVRDRGGKFRIHVQQLSWQRFHDFLPIGEGYRPLCALVRFVLRDPLDYDLCLQLRHDQLRELRIGTHNPCRLGWTSWLGHEQADPVVTLGSRLH, encoded by the coding sequence ATGGACACCACGCATGGGCCAACAGCCGCTGCTTTGAACCGGCTCAGCGGCGGCATCCGCGAGTACAACCTGTTCAAGGGCATCGAAGGGGTGCTCGAACGCTTGCACGCCGAGCAGGCCGGCGCGCCACGGGATGACGAAGCGCTGTATGCGCGCCTGGAATTCCACGCCAATCCGAGTCTCGGATTTGCCGGCAGTGATATCGACCGCCTGGAGTTTTTCCGCGAGCACGGCGAACTGCGCGCGCGCCTGCGCATCAATCTGGTCAGCCTTAGCGGCGCGGTGTCGCCACTCCCGGCGTTCTATGCCGATCAGGCGTTGGGCGACGACACCACGCGCGAATTTCTCGATCTGTTCCATCAGCGTTTGCAGCGCCTGCTGCTGCCGATCTGGCGTAAATATCGCTACCACGCGCGCTTTCGCGATGGCGCCCAAGACCCGCTCTCGGCGCAACTGTTCGCCCTGATCGGCCTCGGTGGCGACGCGATCCGCGCCTCCGAGGAATTGAACTGGAAGCGCCTGCTGCCCTACCTCGGCCTGCTCAGCCTGCGCGCCCGTTCGGCGGCGCTGATCGAAGCGGTGCTGCGCTACTACTTCAAGCACGCCGAGCTGCACATCGAGCAATGCCTGGAGCGCCAGGTGACCATCCGCGCCGAGCAGCTCGGCAGGCTCGGCCAGGCCAATAACCGCCTCGCCGACAGCCTGGTGCTGGGCGAAACAGTGCGCGATCGCGGCGGCAAATTCCGGATTCACGTGCAGCAGCTCAGTTGGCAGCGCTTCCACGACTTTCTACCGATCGGCGAAGGCTATCGGCCGCTGTGCGCGCTGGTGCGCTTCGTTCTGCGCGATCCGCTGGATTACGACCTGTGCCTGCAACTGCGCCACGACCAGCTGCGCGAGCTGCGCATCGGCACGCACAACCCCTGCCGCCTCGGCTGGACCAGCTGGCTCGGCCATGAACAGGCCGATCCGGTGGTCACCCTCGGCAGCCGTCTTCATTAA